From Paenibacillus sp. V4I7, one genomic window encodes:
- a CDS encoding SDR family oxidoreductase → MSKTVFITGTSSGLGKLTAIRFAEMGWNVAATMRTPDKETELTGYDNIKIFKLDVTNVHEVQTSVDQAIAAFGKIDVVINNAGMGTYGSLELAQEEAIDWQFAVNTRGPINVIRKFIPHFRANGGGMFINISSFMGITTAVPLGSLYNMSKFALEGLTEGLYYELKPLNIELRLIEQGGSTGNNFKNSITWNRDDNIHDYDNLMTKVQNLMNHAESSSTLDDPQIITDAIAALATRESNKFRTVIGTAGNDLMALRNSVSIEEYLETIAKNYM, encoded by the coding sequence ATGAGTAAAACAGTTTTTATTACGGGAACCAGTTCAGGCTTGGGAAAACTTACGGCGATTCGGTTTGCTGAAATGGGCTGGAACGTAGCTGCAACCATGCGTACACCCGACAAAGAAACGGAGCTTACCGGTTACGATAATATCAAAATTTTCAAACTGGACGTCACCAATGTACATGAAGTTCAAACATCGGTAGATCAAGCCATTGCCGCGTTCGGTAAGATCGACGTCGTCATCAATAATGCAGGTATGGGGACTTACGGTTCGTTGGAATTAGCCCAAGAGGAAGCGATCGACTGGCAATTCGCCGTTAATACGCGAGGACCGATCAATGTCATTCGTAAATTTATACCACATTTCAGAGCCAATGGCGGAGGCATGTTCATCAATATTAGCTCTTTCATGGGAATCACGACAGCGGTGCCGCTCGGATCTCTCTATAATATGTCGAAATTTGCTTTGGAAGGACTGACGGAAGGTCTTTATTACGAACTGAAGCCGTTGAATATCGAGCTTAGATTGATCGAGCAGGGAGGTTCTACAGGAAATAATTTCAAGAACAGTATCACTTGGAACCGAGATGATAACATACATGATTACGATAATCTGATGACGAAAGTGCAGAATTTAATGAATCATGCGGAATCCAGCTCTACATTGGATGATCCTCAGATTATCACGGATGCCATAGCCGCTTTGGCGACTAGAGAGAGCAATAAATTTCGCACTGTCATCGGAACAGCAGGCAATGATCTGATGGCGCTTAGAAATTCTGTGTCCATAGAAGAATATTTGGAGACGATCGCTAAGAATTATATGTAA
- a CDS encoding extracellular solute-binding protein gives MKMFRKITSLGLAAVLTVTLAACGSTKSDSKQPADSNSPKSTANAAEKINLTMWSQFSDPNSKDGGFIGFYKALDATKAKFPNVEIEHTGIGGEAYKTKIKTASAANDLPDIFFSWGGGFAQPFVAGNRILPMQDLVKDGTINKLVPGTTDNFTFDNKLYGLPTNIATANLYINTELFQAAGAKVPATWEDLLADINALKAKNITPIALGAKDRWPAMFWNSILDIRMGGTAAVNAALNKTGSFNTLEFQAASRKYKELIDAKAFGENPLGTSYDESINMFLTGKAAILYMGAWVNGQINAPESAVKGKVEVVKFPTISGGKGNADEWHGGSGESFFINKDVKNKDRVWEVYKYFMETMAKEVYLAGSGSSAWKGDLGDTSKVDPLAVKIGQLSAKATGFSYWWDQMLSGNDTESMFGSLMKFTAGKVSPEDFNKELQSKINPGK, from the coding sequence ATGAAGATGTTCAGAAAGATAACAAGCTTGGGTTTAGCTGCAGTTTTAACGGTGACACTGGCTGCGTGCGGAAGTACGAAAAGCGATAGCAAACAACCTGCAGATTCCAACTCGCCAAAGTCTACGGCCAATGCTGCTGAGAAAATCAATCTCACGATGTGGTCGCAGTTTTCCGATCCTAACTCCAAGGATGGCGGATTTATCGGCTTTTACAAAGCGTTGGATGCGACGAAAGCAAAGTTTCCCAATGTAGAAATCGAACATACGGGGATCGGGGGAGAAGCCTATAAAACGAAGATTAAGACGGCTTCAGCAGCAAATGACTTGCCCGACATTTTCTTCTCTTGGGGCGGAGGCTTCGCACAGCCATTCGTTGCAGGAAATCGCATTTTACCGATGCAGGATCTTGTAAAAGACGGAACTATCAACAAGCTGGTCCCAGGAACGACGGACAATTTCACGTTCGACAATAAGCTTTACGGGCTTCCGACGAATATCGCAACTGCGAACCTTTATATCAATACGGAGCTATTCCAAGCCGCAGGCGCCAAAGTTCCTGCCACTTGGGAGGACTTGTTAGCTGACATTAACGCTCTAAAGGCCAAAAATATTACGCCTATCGCACTGGGGGCAAAAGACAGATGGCCTGCGATGTTCTGGAACTCCATTTTGGACATCCGCATGGGGGGAACAGCTGCAGTCAATGCAGCTTTGAATAAGACAGGATCTTTCAATACGCTGGAATTCCAGGCCGCCAGCCGCAAGTACAAGGAGCTGATTGACGCCAAGGCATTCGGGGAAAATCCACTAGGGACTTCCTATGATGAGTCAATCAATATGTTCTTAACTGGCAAAGCCGCCATCTTGTACATGGGCGCTTGGGTGAACGGACAGATCAATGCACCAGAATCTGCGGTTAAAGGGAAGGTTGAAGTGGTGAAATTTCCGACGATTTCAGGTGGGAAAGGCAATGCCGATGAATGGCATGGCGGTTCCGGAGAATCCTTCTTTATTAATAAAGATGTAAAAAATAAAGATCGCGTGTGGGAAGTTTATAAATATTTCATGGAGACGATGGCGAAGGAAGTATACCTTGCTGGTTCCGGTTCCTCCGCATGGAAAGGCGATCTTGGCGACACCTCGAAGGTAGACCCGCTTGCTGTTAAAATTGGCCAACTCTCTGCGAAAGCGACAGGTTTCTCTTACTGGTGGGATCAGATGTTGTCTGGTAATGATACGGAGTCTATGTTCGGTTCACTGATGAAATTCACAGCTGGAAAGGTATCGCCTGAGGACTTTAATAAAGAACTGCAAAGTAAAATAAATCCTGGCAAATAG
- a CDS encoding sensor histidine kinase, with the protein MKFAKIRTQMISYYILLLSVSLLVSGVLYQRFNRSLIDGKIAEVSEQSLNAIQSNMNSLFDNASKYSQRVIASGTVQELLKTDFTYDGFVASNLSIQKVLNEIFLAESSVASVYLFRNDDLYYSLEFQKLGLNIASMKSAPWYQEAVSKHGGPIWRINAGGLLNKGEQYLSLIRVVNDLNTAKQLGMVMINIPLAQIKKPYEHTIDGKKYDLMVDREDALLMEFENPELQQFAESEEFQSHASGSFIKTIANNRYIFDKMEAHGWRYVTAFSMSDWPNPYKAVNRVLIPIVGFNVVFIFLGFIWITRSIIHPILSLLKSMRKAETGDYQEVLLNPNSNEIRQLQDRYNRLLATIQQSMEREKEEQTLRRKLELHILHQQIKPHFLYNALESAGYLSLAGEREETYRLISSLAQYYRLSLSKGNEIISLKEEFEIAKNYLTIQHIRYPGMFTAIYELSDALHDYPVPKLTLQPLVENALYHGIRPMGQQGVITVSAVSSGRSVILSIQDDGMGISEDKLDSMREEQLVHNASSFGLRGTITRLKLFYGEGMSYSIVSSPGNGTVIDIEIPYLEDSEWNKEG; encoded by the coding sequence GTGAAATTCGCCAAAATAAGAACACAAATGATATCCTATTATATTCTATTGCTATCGGTTTCTCTGCTGGTTAGCGGCGTCTTGTATCAAAGATTTAACCGAAGTCTGATCGACGGTAAGATTGCGGAAGTCTCCGAACAAAGCTTAAACGCGATTCAATCCAATATGAATTCCTTGTTCGATAATGCTTCGAAATATTCCCAAAGGGTGATTGCCAGCGGCACCGTTCAGGAGCTGTTGAAGACGGACTTCACATACGATGGATTCGTTGCTTCGAACCTGAGTATCCAAAAGGTACTAAATGAAATTTTCCTCGCGGAGTCCAGCGTAGCCTCCGTTTATTTATTCCGAAACGACGATTTATACTATTCTTTGGAATTTCAGAAGCTAGGACTTAACATTGCAAGCATGAAATCAGCTCCCTGGTACCAGGAAGCCGTAAGCAAACACGGGGGTCCGATATGGCGGATTAATGCAGGCGGGCTCCTGAATAAAGGGGAACAATATCTGTCTTTAATCCGTGTCGTGAACGATCTGAATACCGCCAAACAACTTGGCATGGTGATGATTAACATTCCGTTAGCTCAAATTAAAAAGCCCTATGAACATACCATTGACGGCAAGAAGTACGATCTTATGGTAGATCGGGAAGATGCGCTTTTGATGGAGTTTGAAAATCCCGAGTTGCAGCAGTTTGCGGAATCGGAAGAGTTTCAATCCCATGCTTCTGGGAGCTTTATCAAAACGATAGCGAATAATCGATACATCTTTGATAAGATGGAGGCCCACGGTTGGCGTTATGTAACCGCATTCTCCATGAGCGACTGGCCAAATCCGTACAAGGCAGTGAATCGCGTCCTCATCCCAATCGTCGGGTTTAATGTTGTTTTTATTTTTCTCGGGTTTATTTGGATCACGAGATCCATTATCCACCCGATATTAAGTTTATTAAAATCGATGCGAAAAGCGGAGACGGGTGATTATCAGGAAGTTCTTCTCAATCCGAATTCCAATGAGATCCGGCAGCTTCAAGATCGGTATAACCGTCTGCTTGCTACGATTCAACAATCGATGGAGCGAGAGAAAGAGGAGCAGACGCTTCGGCGAAAGCTTGAACTTCATATTCTTCATCAGCAAATTAAACCGCATTTTCTATACAATGCTTTGGAATCTGCGGGATACTTGTCGTTGGCAGGGGAAAGGGAAGAAACTTACCGCCTGATATCCTCGTTGGCCCAATATTACCGTTTGAGTTTAAGCAAAGGGAATGAAATCATCTCACTGAAAGAAGAATTTGAAATTGCCAAGAACTATTTGACGATTCAGCATATTAGATATCCAGGCATGTTTACGGCTATTTATGAATTAAGCGATGCGTTACATGATTATCCAGTTCCCAAACTCACCCTACAACCACTTGTGGAGAATGCGCTATACCATGGCATTCGGCCCATGGGGCAACAGGGGGTGATTACCGTCTCAGCCGTTTCTTCAGGCAGATCAGTCATCTTGTCCATTCAAGATGATGGCATGGGCATCTCGGAAGATAAGCTGGATTCCATGAGAGAGGAACAGCTCGTTCATAATGCTTCGAGCTTCGGGTTGCGTGGAACGATAACGAGACTTAAGCTTTTTTACGGGGAAGGCATGTCCTATTCGATTGTCAGTTCACCGGGAAATGGAACGGTCATCGACATTGAAATACCCTACTTGGAGGATTCCGAATGGAACAAGGAAGGATAA
- a CDS encoding TetR/AcrR family transcriptional regulator — MFENYNKVQQAVLETTLNIIIRKELQATSMALIAKESGVSTGNIYHYFKSKEDIVNELYKAIVTFNGEYVRGGLLKGTTIREKFELGWNRVIELGKQYPQGFQFIEQYSFSPYIYEEVKQEVYTGGWCGPMNELYQEAIQEKLFIPMNPKMMVQMHYGTFVYMLKAHLQGIFELSSEDVSSAIRSCWNAVTLRDVT; from the coding sequence ATGTTTGAGAACTATAACAAGGTGCAGCAGGCTGTCCTTGAAACAACACTTAACATCATCATCCGAAAGGAATTACAGGCTACCTCAATGGCGCTTATCGCCAAGGAGTCTGGTGTATCGACCGGGAATATTTATCATTATTTCAAAAGTAAAGAAGATATCGTTAACGAATTGTACAAAGCCATTGTTACGTTTAACGGAGAGTATGTGCGAGGAGGCTTGCTGAAGGGCACAACGATTCGTGAAAAGTTTGAATTAGGTTGGAATCGAGTTATCGAATTGGGTAAACAATATCCTCAGGGCTTTCAATTTATTGAGCAGTATTCGTTCTCGCCTTACATTTACGAAGAGGTAAAGCAAGAAGTCTATACCGGCGGATGGTGTGGGCCAATGAACGAGTTATATCAAGAAGCCATTCAGGAGAAGCTGTTTATCCCGATGAATCCGAAAATGATGGTGCAGATGCATTACGGCACATTTGTTTATATGTTGAAGGCCCATCTACAGGGAATCTTTGAGTTAAGCAGTGAGGACGTCAGTAGTGCAATCCGTTCGTGTTGGAATGCTGTAACTCTTAGAGATGTAACGTAG
- a CDS encoding carbohydrate ABC transporter permease codes for MQQVFGDKKAIAVFVIPALVLFILVGFIPIVQSFYYSMLDWNGIGKGKFVGLALYKDLFFTDTYDMQFLHSVWNTFYLAILSVGLQIPFAFLLALILARGIKGEKFYRTLFFIPVTISSAVIGLMFLSILNPNYGVLNAILAQIGLEGWKNDWLTNDKTALSSIMLPAVWQWVGYYMLLMYAAIKGISEEMFDAAKIDGASRWRATFSIVIPLITPIIKVCIVFAIIGSLKFFDLTFIMTNGTSAPATDVPSTLMYTTIFKRNMYGYGSAMAVFMVVECLVIYMGLQWLFRVRGEENGK; via the coding sequence ATGCAACAAGTGTTTGGCGATAAGAAAGCCATAGCCGTCTTCGTAATTCCTGCGCTAGTCTTGTTCATACTAGTAGGTTTTATCCCGATTGTTCAATCCTTTTATTACAGTATGTTGGATTGGAACGGAATCGGAAAAGGGAAATTTGTGGGATTGGCTTTGTATAAAGATCTATTCTTTACCGATACGTACGACATGCAATTTCTTCACTCTGTTTGGAATACGTTTTATTTGGCTATTTTGTCAGTGGGCTTGCAAATCCCTTTCGCGTTCCTTCTTGCCCTAATTCTGGCCAGAGGCATCAAAGGGGAGAAGTTTTATCGGACGTTATTCTTTATCCCCGTCACGATTTCTTCCGCCGTCATCGGACTCATGTTCTTATCCATTTTGAACCCGAATTACGGTGTATTGAATGCCATATTGGCGCAAATTGGACTGGAAGGATGGAAGAACGATTGGCTTACGAATGATAAAACGGCTTTATCGAGTATCATGCTTCCGGCCGTGTGGCAGTGGGTTGGTTATTACATGCTTTTGATGTATGCGGCCATAAAAGGTATTTCCGAAGAGATGTTTGACGCAGCCAAAATCGATGGGGCGTCCAGATGGCGCGCCACGTTTTCTATCGTGATTCCGTTAATAACGCCAATTATCAAGGTTTGTATCGTTTTTGCCATTATTGGCTCGTTGAAATTTTTTGATTTGACTTTTATCATGACGAACGGCACCTCGGCACCGGCGACGGATGTACCCAGCACGCTGATGTACACAACCATCTTTAAGAGAAATATGTACGGGTATGGAAGTGCAATGGCCGTCTTTATGGTGGTGGAATGTCTTGTTATTTATATGGGGCTGCAGTGGTTGTTTCGAGTACGAGGAGAGGAGAATGGCAAGTGA
- a CDS encoding glycoside hydrolase produces MKSKLLKKFTATLLTSTCCFGLYGGSSTASTATEVSLPIDAFVSIDASAKYQKIDNFGASDAWSMEQLGKYWTDENKTRVADLLFSREKGIGLSSWRFNIGAGSTETDKSIITNPWRRAEAFKSDMDGGYDWGKQAGQQWFLKAAKDRGVGDLIAFVNSPPVWMTKNGHAQPDSTVGSTNLKEGYEDEFAAYLSDVLEHFKKEGLEFKYISPINEPTWDWNKAGQEGNRYNNEDIKRVILELFRQLQARGLSAQISAPDGVEITALLDDEVYKTFANKEQYTGGANSLGVGKYREYIKDLLGDPELKEAIGNKIASHSYWSDYSKPGDDRLGTLRELLGANLKKYDAAAKYWMSEYCILGSYGSGRDLGIDPALYVARTIHFDLAWANASAWQWWTAVSKEDYKDGLIYTDFNNAGDEQNILTSKILWALGNYSKFIRPGADRIALTGLDEQARSGLLGSAYKHDGEKTVTAVFVNDSQEDKRIKLSLSGLDEKDAISVMKSYITSGIRDLARGQDAPIQTDGTFETVIPARSVVTLNGDLVKDKKPEAPEIVNVKPMNKGLKIEFSAPKGAYEYEVRYGAQSDIREQKLTLMSDDAFVLQGLENGKPYFVTIRAGNKNGFGPPSKRVYGTPELLAPIGVKATGSDGGFKAIYDIETGVPSYRVRYGTQLGHYDKEVVSGTPNGTIQVDGLVNGTTYYGVVEAVDGQDVSPSSAQFQVKPDVPAPSKIIAIPGDNKAHLEFTPVEGATSYNVQVVSGSQIISTNKNSIELDGLTNGSPVAVRVSSIGKGGNGAGFTETMVTPKDEDVRLEDDFENMDMTLYQQDLSNWLMKDGLLKHASGGDNQGELGVNGLQLIDGTITAIAKQSTAGADWGIAFRGNSYAKGYMFGFENGALFIRRDGQNLAASAPFTAKLGELYQLEVRLNGKRIQAFIDGNRVFDLMDTVYTSGRAGLHSWADAEFSYLKIARETDNFKSKPEIYQVKEGDRQVALQYSEVDGTDSYVIRYTPSTGNESGSVEKLANPGSTIVTGLENGVTYSFAVIAKRGGEEAASEPIEVTPIGNASKVLFYVDAGDGTPFQLEDGEMFGSLQTLEEQPYGSDPVTGIKWGYEADDGSTWAHSSPTAAYESIRQYDGNDNGKGLAYRFQIPNGTYNVTVGFFDPWKASDRIMNLTINGETKLTGYVIGSKQEAKTFDSILVTDGELIVKAVKAGGSKPMISWIKVEQ; encoded by the coding sequence TTGAAAAGTAAACTTTTGAAGAAATTCACTGCCACACTTCTCACCAGTACTTGTTGTTTCGGTCTGTATGGTGGTTCTTCGACCGCCAGTACGGCAACAGAAGTAAGCCTGCCGATAGACGCCTTTGTTTCCATCGATGCATCGGCTAAGTATCAGAAGATCGATAACTTCGGTGCATCCGATGCGTGGTCGATGGAACAGCTTGGAAAGTACTGGACGGATGAAAATAAAACACGCGTTGCGGATCTTCTTTTTTCCAGAGAGAAAGGGATCGGACTGTCATCTTGGCGCTTCAACATCGGTGCAGGCTCCACGGAAACGGACAAATCCATTATTACGAATCCATGGCGGCGAGCGGAAGCGTTCAAATCGGATATGGATGGCGGCTATGATTGGGGCAAGCAAGCGGGACAGCAATGGTTTCTAAAGGCTGCCAAGGATCGAGGCGTCGGTGACCTGATCGCCTTTGTCAATAGTCCGCCGGTCTGGATGACAAAAAACGGTCACGCTCAGCCGGATTCAACCGTAGGTTCCACCAATTTGAAGGAGGGTTATGAAGACGAATTTGCCGCCTATTTAAGCGACGTGTTGGAGCATTTTAAAAAGGAAGGACTTGAATTTAAGTATATTAGCCCGATTAACGAGCCGACTTGGGATTGGAACAAAGCCGGACAGGAAGGAAACCGCTATAATAATGAGGATATAAAGCGCGTCATTCTCGAGTTGTTCCGGCAGCTTCAGGCCAGAGGGCTTTCAGCGCAAATCAGCGCGCCAGACGGCGTGGAGATCACTGCGCTGCTCGACGACGAAGTATATAAGACATTCGCGAATAAAGAACAATACACAGGCGGCGCCAATAGTCTGGGAGTCGGCAAATACCGCGAATATATCAAGGACCTGCTCGGTGACCCGGAGCTAAAGGAAGCGATCGGCAATAAAATCGCATCACATTCCTATTGGTCCGATTATAGTAAACCAGGCGACGACCGTCTCGGTACGCTTAGGGAGCTGCTGGGTGCTAACCTGAAAAAATATGATGCGGCCGCCAAATATTGGATGAGCGAATATTGCATTCTCGGTTCATACGGATCGGGTCGCGACTTGGGTATCGATCCCGCTCTTTACGTTGCCCGTACGATTCATTTCGACCTGGCGTGGGCGAATGCGTCAGCATGGCAGTGGTGGACGGCAGTCTCCAAGGAAGATTATAAAGATGGCTTAATCTATACCGATTTCAACAATGCCGGGGACGAGCAAAACATCCTGACTTCGAAAATCTTGTGGGCGCTCGGCAATTACAGCAAATTTATTCGTCCTGGCGCCGATCGCATCGCGCTTACGGGGTTGGATGAGCAAGCGCGGAGCGGGCTGCTAGGTTCTGCTTACAAGCATGACGGAGAGAAAACAGTAACGGCTGTCTTCGTCAACGACAGCCAGGAGGATAAACGAATCAAGCTTTCATTAAGCGGGCTCGATGAGAAAGACGCCATTTCTGTTATGAAGTCGTATATCACATCAGGCATCCGGGATCTTGCTCGAGGGCAGGATGCGCCGATTCAGACGGATGGAACGTTCGAAACTGTCATTCCCGCCCGTTCTGTCGTGACGCTGAACGGAGATCTGGTTAAGGACAAGAAGCCTGAAGCTCCAGAGATTGTTAACGTAAAGCCTATGAATAAAGGGCTGAAAATCGAATTCAGCGCCCCGAAAGGCGCGTATGAATATGAAGTGAGATACGGGGCGCAAAGCGATATCCGGGAACAGAAGTTGACGCTGATGTCCGATGATGCGTTCGTCCTTCAAGGTTTGGAAAATGGCAAACCCTATTTTGTCACCATCCGAGCCGGCAACAAGAACGGGTTCGGTCCGCCTTCGAAGCGGGTTTACGGCACCCCGGAGCTGCTGGCCCCAATAGGTGTCAAGGCAACGGGTTCAGACGGCGGCTTTAAGGCAATCTATGACATTGAAACAGGCGTTCCCTCATATCGCGTTCGATATGGAACGCAGCTTGGCCATTACGATAAAGAAGTGGTAAGCGGGACGCCGAACGGGACGATTCAAGTCGATGGGCTCGTAAACGGCACAACTTATTACGGGGTCGTGGAAGCGGTGGACGGCCAGGATGTCAGTCCTTCATCGGCCCAATTTCAAGTGAAGCCCGATGTGCCGGCTCCTAGCAAAATCATTGCCATTCCGGGCGATAACAAAGCGCACCTTGAATTCACTCCGGTAGAAGGTGCCACCAGCTACAACGTTCAGGTTGTTTCTGGCTCGCAGATCATTTCTACCAATAAAAACTCTATTGAATTGGATGGCTTAACCAATGGATCGCCAGTTGCCGTTCGTGTGTCCTCCATCGGTAAAGGCGGTAATGGTGCTGGTTTCACGGAAACGATGGTGACACCGAAAGATGAGGATGTTCGCTTAGAAGACGATTTTGAGAACATGGACATGACACTCTACCAACAGGATCTTAGCAATTGGCTCATGAAAGACGGCCTTTTGAAGCATGCTTCAGGAGGAGATAACCAGGGGGAACTCGGCGTCAATGGATTGCAGCTGATCGATGGCACAATTACGGCGATTGCCAAACAATCGACGGCAGGAGCCGATTGGGGCATCGCTTTCCGCGGAAATAGCTACGCGAAAGGATACATGTTCGGCTTCGAAAACGGCGCGCTGTTCATTCGCAGAGACGGTCAAAATTTGGCTGCTTCCGCTCCATTCACTGCGAAGCTGGGTGAGCTTTATCAACTAGAGGTTCGACTGAACGGGAAACGTATTCAGGCCTTTATCGACGGGAATCGGGTATTTGACCTGATGGACACGGTTTACACGAGTGGTCGTGCTGGTCTTCACAGTTGGGCTGACGCGGAATTCTCCTACTTAAAAATCGCTCGTGAGACTGATAACTTTAAGTCTAAGCCGGAAATCTACCAGGTGAAGGAAGGCGATCGGCAGGTAGCGCTGCAATATAGCGAAGTTGATGGCACGGATTCGTATGTGATCAGGTACACACCCTCAACTGGGAACGAGTCCGGATCCGTAGAAAAATTGGCCAATCCGGGTTCTACGATCGTAACGGGATTGGAAAATGGCGTCACCTATTCGTTTGCGGTTATCGCTAAGCGAGGCGGAGAGGAGGCGGCGTCAGAGCCGATAGAGGTGACACCAATCGGGAACGCCAGCAAAGTGCTTTTCTATGTTGACGCAGGTGACGGAACACCTTTCCAATTGGAGGACGGTGAGATGTTCGGTTCGCTTCAAACGCTGGAAGAGCAGCCGTATGGCAGTGATCCCGTTACAGGTATCAAGTGGGGTTACGAAGCCGATGACGGATCGACCTGGGCACACAGCAGTCCGACCGCCGCTTACGAATCGATTCGCCAATACGATGGGAACGACAACGGTAAGGGGCTTGCGTACCGCTTCCAGATTCCAAACGGCACTTACAATGTGACCGTCGGGTTCTTCGATCCGTGGAAAGCAAGTGATCGAATAATGAATTTGACCATCAATGGAGAAACGAAACTGACCGGTTATGTCATTGGTTCGAAACAGGAAGCGAAAACGTTCGACAGCATCCTTGTGACAGACGGTGAACTCATCGTGAAAGCCGTCAAGGCAGGCGGTTCCAAACCGATGATAAGCTGGATCAAGGTGGAACAGTAA
- a CDS encoding carbohydrate ABC transporter permease has translation MILTRKWINTKLVLQLFLVVFAIIQFYPLLWLVLTSFKTNIEITGSNVMGLPSKWMFENYKYVFVGSKLGRNFLNSLFYTGITVITSGLLASMVSYAVTRMKWKFSKIVLALFMSGLMIPVHATLLPIFLILKQTHLLNTPWALMIPYTVNAIPPAMFIMVGFFTSLPRELEEASVVDGCNIYQVFFRIMLPLIKPALVSVSIFTFLAAWNELMFATTFINNTNLMTITVAINSLRGLHMTEYGPIAAGMVIATIPTIILYAFLSEQVQKSIVAGAIKG, from the coding sequence GTGATACTGACCCGCAAATGGATTAACACCAAACTTGTTCTTCAACTTTTTCTCGTCGTTTTTGCCATCATTCAATTTTATCCGCTGCTATGGCTAGTATTAACCTCATTCAAAACCAATATTGAAATCACTGGAAGCAATGTAATGGGACTGCCCTCCAAGTGGATGTTTGAAAACTATAAATACGTCTTTGTTGGTTCCAAGCTTGGCAGGAATTTCTTGAACAGTTTATTTTACACCGGAATTACGGTAATCACCTCGGGGTTGTTAGCGTCGATGGTATCGTATGCCGTCACCCGGATGAAATGGAAATTTAGTAAAATTGTACTTGCCTTATTTATGTCCGGGCTGATGATTCCGGTACATGCTACCTTACTGCCTATCTTTCTCATCTTAAAGCAAACCCATTTGTTAAATACGCCATGGGCGTTGATGATCCCTTATACTGTGAACGCCATTCCTCCAGCTATGTTCATCATGGTAGGATTTTTTACGAGCCTCCCCCGGGAGTTGGAAGAAGCCAGTGTCGTTGACGGGTGTAATATATATCAAGTGTTTTTCAGGATTATGCTGCCCTTGATAAAACCGGCTCTCGTTTCGGTGTCCATCTTTACGTTCCTAGCCGCATGGAATGAATTGATGTTTGCGACTACTTTTATCAATAATACCAACCTCATGACGATAACCGTTGCCATTAATTCTCTACGGGGGCTGCATATGACAGAGTATGGTCCTATCGCAGCCGGCATGGTCATCGCGACCATTCCAACGATTATTTTGTATGCCTTCTTAAGCGAGCAGGTACAGAAAAGTATCGTCGCGGGAGCAATTAAAGGCTAG